In Lates calcarifer isolate ASB-BC8 linkage group LG21, TLL_Latcal_v3, whole genome shotgun sequence, a single window of DNA contains:
- the LOC108898817 gene encoding LOW QUALITY PROTEIN: von Willebrand factor A domain-containing protein 5A-like (The sequence of the model RefSeq protein was modified relative to this genomic sequence to represent the inferred CDS: deleted 2 bases in 2 codons), protein MMVNCCGLLTSNKEPVPLKSIEVQLEVRDHVATVVSTLNYENKEDKPLEAVFVFPLPGDAAVCHFSATIGQTQIVAEVKEKQQAREEYDDALSSGQQAFLLEESEQSPDIFSLSVGSLPPGESASIRLEYVTELAVQADDGLRFCLPAVLNPRYEPQGSGGNEVASVQVTSVPASLVPYSLSFSARVSSPRPVSKVESSCSLDPLQYLNTEQTQATVKLAAGHKFDRDVELLIYYKDAHQPTAVVEAGQASAKPGTLMGDPVVMLSLYPEFPQSVMSSVSSCGEFVFLMDRSGSMGSRMNNSESHQTRISSARDTLLLLLKSLPMGCYFNIYSFGSSYEHIFPKSVEYSQETMEEALKKVEVMDANLGGTEILKPLKHIYSQPCIPSQPRQLFVFTDGEVSNTKDVINLVKKNSGSHRCFSFGIGEGSSSALINGLAKEGGGHAQFITGTDRMQPKVMQSLRFALQPAVVDISVTWDLPKGVSVTALSPPITTLFQGQRSLIYAQLTGQSSDAAEGCVTVKYSLAGHPSQNQLHFSLKPEEDTGLTVHRLGARTLIRSLEMEEREHRGQQDGGVKEKVVELSVQSGVSSSFTAFIAVNKGNNEPIRGPLVRRDVPIPRMMALGYAMPMQGSLCLSALQSCDALGSVKSCSTRLAMNSFCSTGMFLGKKKHKKGRIPTQALSAVAGCSDVESMNATIIKQPSRDPLLQLVSLQKASGCWVLDPALAAALGKTSEEVEKPKPASVNQEVWATILALIWLHGFKMDAKEEWELLAMKAVSWFRAQNAPCVAECVEAGNTLLGCAVQRDVLGL, encoded by the exons ATGATGGTGAACTGCTGTGGTCTGCTCACTTCCAATAAAGAACCAG TTCCTCTGAAGAGCATTGAGGTGCAGCTGGAGGTGAGGGACCATGTGGCTACAGTGGTCTCCACTCTGAACTATGAGAACAAGGAGGACAAACCACTAGAGGCTGTCTTTGTCTTCCCTCTGCCTGGAGATGCAGCTGTCTGTCATTTCAGTGCTACGATTGGACAGACACAGATTGTAGCTgaggtgaaggagaaacagCAG GCTCGGGAGGAGTATGATGACGCGCTGAGCTCCGGTCAGCAGGCCTTCCTATTGGAGGAGAGTGAGCAGAGTCCAGATATATTCTCTCTGAGTGTGGGCAGTCTGCCTCCAGGAGAGAGCGCCTCCATCAGGCTGGAGTACGTCACTGAGCTGGCTGTGCAGGCTGATGACGGGCTGAGgttctgtctgcctgctgtgcTAAACCCTCGCTATGAACCACAGG GAAGTGGAGGGAATGAAGTTGCCAGTGTCCAGGTGACTTCTGTTCCAGCCTCTCTGGTTCCCTacagtctgtctttttctgcccGAGTGTCCTCTCCTCGTCCAGTCTCTAAAGTAGAGTCCAGCTGTTCCCTGGACCCTCTGCAGTACCTCAACACAGAGCAGACCCAGGCCACG GTCAAGTTGGCTGCAGGACACAAGTTTGACAGGGATGTTGAACTGCTGATTTATTACAAAGATGCCCACCAGCCCACTGCTGTGGTGGAGGCAGGACAGGCCTCTGCAAAGCCTG GCACTCTGATGGGTGATCCAGTAGTGATGCTGAGCCTGTACCCTGAGTTCCCTCAGTCTGTGATGTCTTCAGTTTCCTCATGTGGAGAGTTTGTGTTCTTGATGGATCGATCTGGGAGTATGGGTTCGCGTATGAACAACAGCGAGAGTCACCAGACTCGCATTAGCAGTGCCAGg GATACTCTACTGCTCCTGTTGAAGAGCTTACCAATGGGCTGCTATTTCAACATCTACAGTTTTGGGTCCAGTTATGAACACATCTTCCC TAAGAGTGTGGAGTAC AGCCAGGAGACCATGGAGGAGGCTCTGAAGAAAGTTGAGGTGATGGATGCTAATCTGGGAGGAACAGAGATT TTGAAGCCACTCAAACATATTTACAGCCAGCCCTGCATTCCCAGCCAGCCCAGACaa CTGTTTGTCTTTACTGATGGAGAGGTGTCCAACACCAAAGACGTGATAAATCTGGTGAAGAAGAATTCAGGTTCTCACag GTGTTTCTCCTTTGGGATTGGAGAAGGATCCAGCTCTGCTCTTATCAATGGGTTGGCCAAGGAAGGAGGAGGTCACGCTCAGTTCATCACAGGGACTGACAGGATGCAACCTAAA GTGATGCAGTCACTGAGATTTGCTCTGCAGCCAGCAGTGGTGGACATCTCAGTTACCTGGGATTTACCAAAGGGAgtgtctgtcactgctctctctccaccaATCACAACACTTttccagggtcaaaggtcactgattTATGCCCAGCTCACTGGACAG AGTTCAGATGCAGCAGAGGGCTGTGTGACAGTGAAGTACAGCCTGGCAGGTCATCCCTCTCAGAACCAGCTCCACTTCAGTCTCAAACCTGAGGAGGACACGGG actAACAGTCCACAGGTTGGGTGCTCGGACTCTGATTCGCTCcctggagatggaggagagagagcacagaggacaGCAAGATGGAGGAGTGAAGGAGAAGGTGGTGGAGCTCAGTGTCCAATCAGGAGTGAGCAGCTCCTTCACTGCCTTCATTGCTGTCAACAAAGGCAACAACGAGCCGATTCGAGGACCTCTGGTGCGAAGAGATGTTCCAATACCCA GGATGATGGCACTTGGTTATGCCATGCCCATGCAGGGGTCATTATGCCTCAGTGCTCTGCAATCCTGTGATGCTCTAGGCAGTGTGAAGT CTTGTAGCACCAGACTTGCAATGAACAGCTTTTGCAGCACAGGCATGTTCTTAGGTAAGAAGAAGCACAAAAAAGGTCGGATACCTACACAGGCTCTAA GTGCAGTGGCGGGTTGCAGTGATGTTGAGT CTATGAATGCCACCATAATCAAGCAGCCATCCAGAGACCCTTTGCTGCAGTTGGTCTCCCTCCAGAAGGCGTCTGGCTGCTGGGTGCTGGATCCAGCTCTGGCTGCTGCACTGGGAAAGACCAGCGAGGAGGTGGAGAAACCAAAACCTGCATCG GTGAACCAGGAAGTGTGGGCCACCATCCTGGCTCTGATCTGGCTTCATGGTTTCAAGATGGATGCTAAGGAAGAGTGGGAGCTTCTGGCTATGAAGGCTGTGTCATGGTTCCGTGCTCAGAATg caccaTGTGTGGCAGAGTGTGTGGAAGCTGGAAATACACTGTTAGGTTGTGCGGTGCAGAGAGATGTCCTGGGGCTCTGA
- the vwa7 gene encoding von Willebrand factor A domain-containing protein 7 produces MSKGRGRIWEGSRKPMYWFILAYLLLLALPCTGFLPNFWSRVLTLSWDSHTHQYITEQAILNVTLETLKGTEKHQGNQAEEQTRLGRGFWRAVGEVVKSNAAMDFLSSTRSDPVYHFDSERVESAMGMLRQFWAQTLLSVRAKEYQSARHRLGQLFHSLQDFYSHSNWVEMGQHSIYLHLLQPEEPAIPVATDDTPTCMECFSVTCRNNLLPRLTSTQQDSQLLTTGYFSTYPPKPQGKCSHGGILDSSRYMGAKGGINKDSTSPLFSPHHYLHVKAATLATEATLTVLRDLRDTVGHKAFLRLFSVKQVPALVFVMDTTGSMFEEITAARLRAHSIIQSRANSPGQPGTFLLVPFHDPDVGPVYETDDPNQFMQHMENLMALGGGDEPEMCLSAIQLALTHSPPLSEIFVFTDASPKDAHLFDAVKALALEKQSKLTFLLTEDPNYTTEVRGRGKRRRRRSREPLSPDRFSLYSSLSSLSGGLTIFTTNSDIHKVSTIVEDNTAADKVTLLHVEVAQELMSSHSFRVDSSVKNVTLHVTGILTECILTSPSDQSQSLLNEQGSLAELERFQGLYRISLLPPIQAGQWKVYTKSDGQLTFNVIGDSSVDFLYYFATVTNETHPGLARVEGSPVAGVPAFLVLAVTGLAPDEEASFSHVTLLGAQGETLQQVKLNSSSTSSSAYSVNELVGWVDSVPRAPFCVRLTGRDSRGNKLERVSTEMVQPTHVQLQVLSVPRLVPGHSTVVGFNILNHGPARLFNLSIDDDCGYLHKRGSPRYHIAEQGSFYDQVNIHTPATAQAGATVTLSLTVHALDSADSNYAVTYLTVVPPDPDTSPPSCSAAGGQPTCPSVCNESSWSVSLVVSDRGRSGLAALQLRKGEGILTLFLSPPPTEDSMGDTQQQAHRSKTTSGGHPHHHHHKARLEKGDSPLNVSDWILESSQPLWVRYTSSCCSAQAELLVWDTAGNMKRCHLTPGQQRQLTDRSTETNGIGQITLSGVFYLLLSLLWSLL; encoded by the exons ATGTCAAAGGGCAGAGGAAGAATCTGGGAAGGAAGCAGGAAGCCGATGTACTGGTTTATTCTCGCTTACCTTCTCCTCTTGGCTTTGCCGTGCACGGGCTTCCTCCCCAACTTTTGGTCTCGAGTCTTAACGCTGTCCTGGGACTCGCACACGCACCAGTACATCACGGAGCAGGCCATCCTCAATGTCACCCTGGAGACTCTGAAGGGCACAGAAAAACACCAGGGAAACCAGGCAGAGGAGCAG ACCAGACTAGGCCGTGGCTTCTGGAGAGCTGTGGGAGAGGTGGTGAAGTCCAATGCTGCCATGGACTTCCTGAGCTCCACCAGGTCCGACCCTGTGTACCACTTTGATTCAGAGCGTGTGGAAAGCGCCATGGGGATGTTGCGGCAGTTCTGGGCCCAGACCCTGCTCTCAGTACGGGCAAAAGAGTATCAAAGTGCTCGTCACAGGCTGGGCCAGCTATTTCACTCCCTGCAG GACTTCTACAGCCACAGTAATTGGGTGGAAATGGGCCAGCACTCCATATacctccacctgctgcagcCAGAGGAGCCTGCAATCCCTGTGGCAACAG ACGACACACCTACCTGTATGGAGTGCTTCAGCGTCACCTGTCGAAACAACCTCCTGCCAAGACTGACAAGCACACAACAAGACTCCCAGCTGCTCACCACTGGCTACTTCAGCACTTACCCTCCAAAACCTCAGG gtAAATGTAGTCATGGAGGCATTCTGGACAGTAGTCGCTATATGGGAGCTAAAGGGGGTATCAACAAAGACAGCACCTCACCTCTCTTCTCCCCTCACCATTACCTCCATGTCAAAGCTGCCACTTTGGCTACTGAGGCCACACTGACTGTACTGAGAGACCTCAGAGACACTGTGGGTCACAAGGCCTTCCTCCG ACTCTTCAGTGTGAAGCAAGTCCCTGCATTGGTATTTGTCATGGACACCACAGGCAGCATGTTTGAGGAGATCACTGCTGCTCGCCTCCGGGCACACTCCATCATCCAGAGCCGAGCCAACAGCCCTGGGCAGCCTGGCACCTTTTTACTTGTACCCTTCCATGACCCAG ATGTAGGACCAGTGTATGAGACCGACGACCCAAACCAGTTTATGCAGCACATGGAGAATCTGATGGCGTtgggaggaggagatgaacCAGAGATGTGCCTCTCTGCCATTCAG ctgGCTCTCACTCACAGTCCACCACTGTCAGAGATCTTTGTATTCACTGATGCGTCCCCTAAAGATGCCCATTTGTTTGATGCTGTGAAGGCACTTGCTCTTGAGAAACAAAGCAAG CTGACGTTTCTCCTAACTGAAGACCCCAACTACAcaacagaggtcagagggagagggaagaggaggaggaggaggagtagggaACCTTTGTCCCCTGATCGTTTCTCTCTCTACTCTTCCCTGTCCTCCCTGTCAGGAGGTTTGACCATATTCACCACCAACTCTGACATCCACAAGGTCTCTACCATAGTGGAGGATAACACAGCTGCTGACAAG GTAACCCTTCTCCATGTGGAGGTTGCCCAAGAGTTGATGTCCTCTCATTCCTTCAGAGTTGACAGCTCAGTAAAAAATGTCACCCTACATGTCACTGGCATTCTGACAGAGTGTATCCTTACCAGTCCTTCAG ACCAAAGCCAGTCTCTGTTGAATGAGCAAGGCTCCCTAGCAGAGTTGGAGCGCTTTCAGGGTTTGTACCGCATCAGCCTGCTTCCTCCTATACAGGCAGGCCAGTGGAAGGTCTACACCAAGAGTGATGGACAGCTCACATTCAATGTAATAG GTGACAGCAGTGTAGATTTCCTGTATTACTTTGCCACTGTAACCAATGAGACACACCCAGGTCTGGCCAGAGTGGAGGGAAGTCCAGTAGCAG GTGTCCCTGCCTTTCTGGTGCTGGCTGTTACAGGCCTGGCTCCAGATGAGGAGGCATCTTTTAGTCACGTGACACTGCTTGGAGCTCAAGGGGAGACCCTCCAGCAGGTGAAGCTGaactcctcctccacttcatcATCAGCCTACTCTGTGAACGAGCTGGTGGGGTGGGTGGACTCTGTTCCCAGAGCTCCGTTCTGTGTTCGACTTACAGGCcgagacagcagaggaaacaagcTGGAGAGGGTTTCCACAGAGATGGTGCAGCCCACTCATGTTCAGTTACAG GTGTTGTCTGTGCCTCGCCTGGTGCCTGGCCACAGCACAGTGGTGGGTTTCAACATCCTGAACCACGGCCCAGCCCGACTCTTCAATCTGAGCATTGATGACGACTGTGGATATCTTCATAAGAGAGGATCTCCTAG GTACCATATTGCAGAGCAAGGGTCTTTCTATGATCAGGTGAACATCCACACTCCTGCCACGGCTCAGGCAGGAGCAACTGTCACTCTTTCCCTCACTGTGCACGCTCTCGACTCAGCAGACTCAAATTATGCAGTTACCTATTTGACCGTGGTTCCCCCG GATCCTGACACATCCCCACcatcctgctctgctgcagggGGGCAGCCCACCTGTCCCTCAGTTTGCAATGAGTCCAGCTGGAGTGTATCTCTGGTTGTGTCAGACAGGGGGCGCTCTGGCCTTGCTGCCCTCCAGCTACGGAAGGGTGAGGGCATTCTAACCTTATTCCTAAGCCCTCCACCTACAGAGGACAGCATGGGAGACACCCAGCAACAGGCACACAGGAGCAAGACAACCAGTGGAGGCCAcccccaccatcaccaccacaaagCCAGATTAGAGAAGGGAGACTCCCCGTTGAACGTATCTGACTGGATCTTGGAATCATCTCAGCCACTGTGGGTGAGGTATacatccagctgctgctctgctcaggCAGAGCTGCTGGTGTGGGATACAGCAGGAAACATGAAGCGCTGCCATCTAACGCCTGGTCAGCAGCGGCAGCTAACAGACAGGAGCACAGAAACCAATGGAATTGGGCAGATTACACTCTCAGGCGTCTTTTACCTGCTCTTAAGTCTGCTGTGGTCTCTGCTTTag
- the LOC108898794 gene encoding sodium- and chloride-dependent GABA transporter 3: MLNKIFSGQNKQGEVEERGHWGSKVEFLLAVAGNVVGLGNVWRFPYLCYKNGGGAFLVPYLVFVVTCGVPLFLLETTIGQYTQEGSVTCWRKLCPLAEGIGYGGQLIILYSCMTYIIILSWALLYLVFSFSSQLPWASCNNYWNTDDCVDFSTRNNTIQWSNQTNSTSAATEFWERRVLAISGGIEEMGSIRWEVLLCLIAMWIICYFCIWKGVKSTGKVVYFTATFPYVMLLILLIRGLTLPGALQGVMFYLLPEPSHLTDPQVWMEAGAQIFFSYSIGVGSLTVLGSYNTYNNNCYKDCLWLCLLNSGTSVVAGFAVFSVLGFMAHEQGIPIAEVAESGPGLAFIAYPHAVAMMPLPQLWSICFFVMLILLGLDTQFVAMEVMMTSIIDMFPAVMRRAGQRERFLLLFCLICFFCQIVMVTEGGMYVFQLFDYYACNGACILFLCVFETVALGWIFGADRVCSIIKDMTGVRANLFFKICWLCLTPGVSLGSFICSLVKYQPLTFNRWYVYPAWAYVLGWVMALSSILLVPGWALYKLGTGTGTLSQRFHHLCQSDPDCSPTKKTEAELQHMTGEDLQQFTI, encoded by the exons ATGTTGAATAAAATCTTTTCAGGCCAGAACAAGcaaggagaggtggaggagagaggacacTGGGGCAGTAAGGTGGAGTTTCTCTTGGCTGTGGCAGGAAATGTTGTCGGACTGGGCAACGTGTGGAGGTTCCCTTACCTCTGCTACAAAAATGGAGGGG GTGCATTCCTGGTGCCATATCTGGTGTTTGTGGTGACCTGTGGTGTACCCCTGTTCCTGCTGGAGACCACCATTGGTCAGTACACCCAGGAGGGCAGTGTGACCTGCTGGAGGAAGCTGTGCCCACTGGCAGAAG GCATTGGCTACGGAGGGCAGCTGATCATCCTCTACAGCTGTATGACCTACATCATTATTCTGTCCTGGGCTTTGCTCTACCTGGTGTTCTCCTTCAGCTCCCAGCTCCCCTGGGCCAGCTGCAACAACTACTGGAACACAG ATGACTGTGTAGACTTTTCAACAAGAAATAACACCATCCAATGGAGCAACCAGACTAACTCAACCTCTGCTGCCACAGAATTCTGGGA ACGACGAGTGCTGGCTATTTCAGGGGGGATTGAGGAGATGGGCAGCATTAGATGGGAGGTGCTGTTGTGTCTAATTGCCATGTGGATCATCTGCTACTTTTGTATCTGGAAAGGGGTTAAATCTACAGGAAAG gtgGTTTATTTCACTGCTACCTTCCCCTATGTGATGTTATTAATTCTTTTGATCCGTGGACTCACTCTTCCTGGTGCTCTACAAGGAGTGATGTTTTATCTGCTGCCTGAGCCCTCACATCTCACAGACCCTCAG GTGTGGATGGAGGCTGGGGCTCAGATCTTCTTCTCATACAGCATCGGTGTAGGTTCCTTAACTGTGCTAGGCAGTTACAACACCTACAACAATAACTGCTATAA agactgtctgtggttgtgtttacTGAACAGTGGTACCAGTGTGGTAGCTGGGTTTGCAGTCTTCTCTGTGCTGGGGTTCATGGCTCATGAGCAGGGCATTCCGATTGCAGAAGTAGCCGAATCAG GTCCAGGCCTGGCATTCATCGCGTACCCTCACGCTGTAGCCATGATGCCTCTGCCTCAACTGTGGtccatctgtttctttgtcatgcTCATCCTCTTGGGTCTGGACACACAA TTTGTCGCCATGGAGGTGATGATGACATCCATCATAGATATGTTTCCTGCTGTAATGCGCAGAGCGGGCCAACGGGAacgtttcctcctcctcttctgcctcaTATGCTTCTTTTGTCAGATTGTCATGGTCACTGAG GGAGGGATGTATGTGTTCCAGCTGTTTGACTACTACGCTTGCAACGGAGCCTGcatcctctttctctgtgtgtttgaaactgTGGCACTGGGATGGATATTTG GGGCTGACCGTGTGTGCAGCATCATAAAGGACATGACAGGGGTCCGCGCCAACCTGTTCTTTAAAATCTGCTGGCTGTGTCTCACGCCAGGGGTCTCACTG ggctcttttatttgttctttaGTTAAGTACCAGCCTCTGACCTTCAATCGCTGGTATGTGTACCCAGCCTGGGCATACGTATTGGGCTGGGTAATGGCCCTGTCCTCCATCCTGCTTGTGCCTGGTTGGGCACTGTATAAGCTGGGAACTGGAACTGGAACCCTCAGTCAG CGTTTCCATCACCTGTGCCAGTCTGACCCTGACTGCTCACcgacaaaaaagacagaagctGAGCTACAGCACATGACAGGAGAGGATCTGCAACAGTTCACTATCTGA